Below is a genomic region from Medicago truncatula cultivar Jemalong A17 chromosome 3, MtrunA17r5.0-ANR, whole genome shotgun sequence.
CCATTCCGATTATTCATTTCACCGCGGGATTGTCCTTCAGATGGTCCTTCTAAGAGACGAACTAGCTATTTAGTGTTTAGTTTTTTATGTTGCCTTTTGCTTTGTTACTTtataacaccaaaaaaaaacgtaaatcTGGATAATAGTTCTTTTGAGATTACTAAGTTGAACATGATGATATTGAAATGAAAGTTCTTAATTTCGTCATTTCATTTGCTCCCAATAGGAgttaatatgttaatttgtcTTTACTTTGTTCAGCTGTTATGTTTCATCTACATGTATCTATGTATAATTGTAtactactaattttttttaattttttttttgagagaattgtATACTACTAGTTATTAAAGTTGTGTTCCCTTCCTCCctttattttttctgatttgCGTTTAATAAgaacaaataattattttaataactaATGATGTTTGTATTATCTCCTAACTAATTATATTTAATGagaataaatcaaattttgatttgtgTCGTTTATACAGAAGTATCTCGtaatttaattcaacaaaattctatgtaacattttttattttttttaattcagaaaTTACACATGCGGGAtgtcacatattttttttcttttttagaggaaacttattttttattttttatttagtgaCTCATTTACCGTTTTTTCGGTGTTTTTTTATagtcatatttttaaaagatataaTACTTAATAATctacaacaataaaaaatattattttataatatggcATGGTGGCTTGACTTCTTTGATTCTATGTTGTTTTCAAATATGTTGAGATTTGCGGCCTCTTTGCCTACACTCTAGTTCTTCAAGCACGAAAGAGCTTTTATGCTTGTTGATTTGTTTAGGGAGCTATTCACACATGGATTTTGATAATTAACAGTCAACCCATTATCTGTTCTTTGCAGATGTTcgcttttcattttttttaactcggTTTCGCACCCGTATATAGGTTTGCTAGGTTGCGTCTGtgattggtaaaaaaaaatgaatagaaCAGGGTCGATCTACTTGGTCTGATTTATTATGTTGTATCCCCGTTTTGAGCTGTACCCGAGTCAGGTCTAATGCCACCAGTctctttatctattttttatttaatatactttttcttttgactaaaaaaagataaagaaaaaacaaagggaaattatttttagaaaaaaacaatcttgaaagtgtgtaattttttaaaaagtatttatataccttgtaataaatattttgtaactTTCTTGAAGTTATGTTATTATGTGATTATCAATCAGATATAAttgaatgtttttcttttttattttcttagtgaaaatattttttcagtGTTTTGTTAGTATCAATCATAGATATCTCAACcgtattttgttattttattgataagtaaaatatatttattaaaatttataattagagAAAGATGATAGATTGTAAATTGCTTTTAACTCTTTGAATATTTAGAAGTTGAATTgaattatagaaaaatttattttgattggtGTTATGATTAAGTTtatttgttctttaaaaaaagattaagttaCTTGGTGCATTTTATCGGatgagtttgttttaatttattttttaagggcaaattctatggtacacccactatatttgagtgtaccggtacactcactttttaaattcatagttaaatgagttgttttttgaagaaaaatattatttttttatcatttataattataataactaaatcttattcatcaaaagtgtcaacgaaataattttttatttttttaaatttttatcactcataattaagaacattcattattttttacgataatatgtaaaaaaagttactatgattctataaacaattaaatgatgttttttcttatgaaatgttgttctataaaatataaatattgacaaatatctatttaccataaaaaatgatcgttcatttataaaattaggAAGCAGGAGTACCGAtacacctcattttgtgagtgtaTCGTAGAAGTTCCCTTTTTTAAGAGAGAGAAGTTAGGGGAAAGTTGGAGCAAAAGACACGAAAGATATACTTTTTTGATGATGTGtacaaaaattaagaaacaacCACGCTCTTTAGGTTACATTACATATACACATATAATTCCCCTCTTTTGCTACTTTCTCATAAATCATTGTCTGCGCTGGTTACAAAAGTCCAATGGCTCTGGATAGCGAGGGTGGCTACAAGCAAAACAACACTATTTATTCTCAAATCTTCGCGAAGAGGCGACAATTAACCGGAACCCTAACATCACCGTCACTTCCGGCGCTGCCGCTGCCCACTCTTCCTTTTGAACTAATTGAAGAAATCCTAGCTAGGTTACCAGTGAAGCTCCTCCTTCAACTTCGATGCGCTTGCAAGTCATGGAATTTTCTAATCTCCAATACCAAATTTCATAAGAAGCACCTTAGTCTTTCAACCACACACACCCTTCACTGTGTAAGCTACTCTTTCAAATACGTCCTCAAGTCTTACCCACTGGATTCCCTCTTTACCAACGTCACCACCACCGACATCGGACAACTCAAGCATTCTCTTTGCAATGTTTCCTTAGTTGGCTCATGCAATGGCATCCTATGTCTTGCTGTATATTATGTAGGATCAGCTTTGATTCAGTTTCGACTGTGGAACCCTTCCATTAGAAAATTAAAGGAATTGCCCCCTGATAAAAATTCAAGAGACCGACTACCTCTAAGGGGAATTATGATGTATGGCTTCGGATATGATGTTGTTAACGATAATTACAAGGTTGTGTCTGTTTTACGTGCATGTGAATGTATCAGTGGTAATTTTGTTAAGAAAGATGAAGTGAAGGTTCATACTTTGGGTGCCAATTCATGGAAAAGAATTCCAATGTTCCCTTTTGCTGTTGTCCCTATTCAGAAATCTGGCCAATGTGTGAGCGGCACGATTAATTGGCTGGTTTCTAAAGATACTGAGAAAAGTCAatgttttattctttctctAGATATGAGGAAAGATTCTTACCAAAAGGTTTTTTTGCCCAATGATGGTAAGGTAGATGGATGTTCTTTGCACTTGAGTGTTTTTAGGGATTGCTTGACCGTGTTTTGTGGTGATGATGTTTGGGTAATGAAGGAATATGGAAATAACGAGTCATGGACTAAATTGTTCACTATTTTGTACAGGCCGGCCTTTATGAAGGCAATATATGTTTTTAAGGATGAACAAGTGCTCCTCAAGCCTACAGAAGATTGGGCAGGCgactatatttttaataattgtagGGACGGTACTTCAAAGAGTATTGACTTTGAAAACACCCCAGAAGTGTGCGTTGAGAGTTTAATATCGCCTTGTCCTTAATGCTAGTTTGTAGATGAGGTGCTATGTCCCTTGAGCATGAAATCTAACTGGAACCTATATGTTAATTTACgtttatgatatttattttgaacTTGTTCTGATTATTGATTACTTCATGAATCATTGATATCCAATGGTCATTTGAATTTGCAGCGTAAGAAATTGCAGTAAGtttcatttatttctttgttaatatatttttgttctctCATCATGAAGTTCATTgtatttagttaagaatcagAATTATGCATTTCCTTAGATTGTTCGAAGTTAGATTTTCTAAGGCAATAGGACATATATGTTATGTCAAGTCGTTAATATGTTTGTTGAAATGTCTGCTTTGAGCTACAAGAATCACTCAAACTTCTTGTAAGCCAGGTAAGTTTTTTGTTCATGGTAAAGTTTTGAAACATTTTCTTGATAAATATTTCTATCCTTGCTGAGAACCTTAACATGGTGTGTTGGAAAGATTTCAAATGTTGGAGTGTTATATTGGCTTCTATCCTTGTTAAATATTGATTGACCTATGTATTTAAGATATTTCCTATAGTAAATAGAACTTTTGTAGTATAGAAACTCCAAATAGTTAGGAAATTTCAAGTAGTTCATctatttaattagttttatgtTGGTTGCAAGATTTTCATGTCATTGTTAAATATTGATTGACCTATGTATTTAAGATATTTCCCGTAGTAAATagaatttttgttgttattaaagATTATCCTTAATACATGCTGGTCAGTATCAAGAAAGTTGGGTCCTATCAAGATCATCAAGAGAAGTCGTAAAGAAACTCCAAATAGGTTAGAAATTACAAATAGTTGTGCTATTCAGCTTTATAGTTGAAGCTAAAATCCATATAGGCAAGAAACATCAAATAGCCATGCCATGTTTTAATGTCGAAGCGTCATTGAAAACTAGTTACTTTGCTGCCAATGAGAGTTAGGAAGCACGTGGTAAGAGTCAAGTACAAACGTCATTGGTGTTAACTTTGTGAAATTGAATCAGTAATTCATTACCAACCTTGTGTTATGTTGCTATATTGTGATGACAGGACGAGTGGGAACAGTGTTGTTTGGGGATATTCTAATGGTGGAATTTGACAAGCTAGTAAGTTATTGCTGAGGGTATATTTTCACCAGTTCCAACAAATTTTGCTGATACACTACTTTTCCGCTACCTAATGGATCTTTTCCGTATACTATATTGATTCTCTCCTTGATCttgttcaaaagaaaaactCTCTGCTTTAAGTTCTCTTCATAACTTCTCCATGAAGTTAATACTAaactttcatgcattttcatgcTTGGAAGAAATGTATTTGTGGGATTAGAGGAACTCTGCCAAAAAAATCTTCACTCTTCTTCGTCCTAGTTTTTGTCACTTTCAATAAGGTTTCCGTTGTCCAATAGTTGTAATGTCCTATCTTGCGATGTTAATGTTTCAAGATTTGTATCCCAGTAGGATTTTCTACTGCTGTCCAAGACAATGATATTTCTATTTTCTGCAAAGTACCAGAGCTTCCATTAGAAGTGAAAATCCATGTGCTTCATGAGAATCTGGAAGTGGATTGTCTTTGTTAGCATATCTTATGTCACTTCCAGAGCTTCCATTAGAAgttaaaaatcaaagtaataaatTTTCTACTGTTGAAATGAAAGTATTTCCTCCGTCCTCTTAAGAAGTTGTTAATGGTTGTGGTATCTCTAATTCaatgtttaaaagaaaaataatatctgAATCAAAAACTTAAATGTTACAACAGTTTCATCGAATATCCATCAAAATCACTTCCAAGGAATTATAATTAGAACAAAGTAGAAAATTTTCGTGGCGGGCTAGTGGCACTTAAGTCTATTTGTTTAACCATTGGATGCATATCTGACAAACTTTAACACATCCTTCTTGTATGACTTTATCTGACGTCTCCAGCTTAAATAGCTTAAACAGTGGGATTTACTTGTAAATGTATGCATCCCTATTTTGTTGCACCTTTGACAGATATGTTTTTTTGGGGTAATTGTAACCTTCATATATAATCAGATATTATTCTAGGAAGTTTCACTATTGCTGTTACAAATATATGATATAAGAACCATTGGATTTATGATTGCTTGATTCCCATTCCCCAAATTAATCTAAGAAAAAAGAACTGGTTTTATAACTGTCATTTATATTCCATTTGAGGGTCCTGTGTGTTGATGTCAACCTACAAAATTTCATCAATATTTCATTTGTTTACTACATCACGATTTCCTTTACAGTTCATTTGTCTACTACATCCCTATTTCCTCTACGATTCATTTTTTTACTGCATCCCTTTTTCTTTTACGAAGGGAAATTAACGTTAATATCCTAAATGAATGGGATTCACACTTCCATGACCTCATACTCGGCTTTTGTGTGTTTTATAGCATTTTTTAACATTAATGCCTTGACAAAGGTATACTACATCCCTTTCCCAGCCTTGCCATATCACTTCGATGACTCAACTATATAAGAGAATTCTCTAACCCCAAAATCAAGGTACACTGCCCTTGTCAGACTACTCGCACCACTGCCTTCCCCAAAATCTTGATGAGTAAGCACCGCCAAGGAAAAATAGTTAATTCATTCCTTAGCAGACACTAACTGGTTGATCCTTCCTTCTCGTATGGTTTTCAAATAGCTCTTCCATAACCAACACTTAATGATTTAAAAGAGAGTGAAATGTACGTAGCTATATGCATGCTGGTCACAAGTGCTATGCTAAGACACTGACCAAAATAGCGAATGTGGTAAAGGTAGAACAAAAACCCCCATATAATCTATAACAGCTTTACTATCAACTCTAATATAAGTGTATGAAAGAgatgttataacttataaccatcctttttttttttggtttgatttggttccTGACGAACCATATTTAAGTTTTAACTTCAACTTTGAGTCTTGGCAAATTTAGTTCTAACAAATTTTGTGTTCTAAGAAATTTATGCTACCAACATCTAAAGCAATCATCAACTATATGCTGTGCTGATTAATAACTAATAGCATTTTTCAATCCAAGGGTGAACATCACTTCTGGTGCCatccttcaaaataaataataaaatcactTCTGGTGCCATAATTTCCTATTAGGAAGATTCATTTGAAATCATAATGATATATAGTTGATTGAAAATAGTAGCAATCCTTCATGATCCAAGGATGCTTGTACAAAAgattatttgttcttttttatcgTATACTATTAAT
It encodes:
- the LOC11408490 gene encoding F-box/kelch-repeat protein At3g23880, which produces MALDSEGGYKQNNTIYSQIFAKRRQLTGTLTSPSLPALPLPTLPFELIEEILARLPVKLLLQLRCACKSWNFLISNTKFHKKHLSLSTTHTLHCVSYSFKYVLKSYPLDSLFTNVTTTDIGQLKHSLCNVSLVGSCNGILCLAVYYVGSALIQFRLWNPSIRKLKELPPDKNSRDRLPLRGIMMYGFGYDVVNDNYKVVSVLRACECISGNFVKKDEVKVHTLGANSWKRIPMFPFAVVPIQKSGQCVSGTINWLVSKDTEKSQCFILSLDMRKDSYQKVFLPNDGKVDGCSLHLSVFRDCLTVFCGDDVWVMKEYGNNESWTKLFTILYRPAFMKAIYVFKDEQVLLKPTEDWAGDYIFNNCRDGTSKSIDFENTPEVCVESLISPCP